The Streptomyces achromogenes DNA segment GGATCCTGCTCGAAGAGGTCGACACCAAGGCGTGGACACACACCTTGCGTGAGGGCGGCTTCGCCACCTTCGAGGCCGCCACCCAGTGGTGGGAGGCGCACTGGAGCGGCGAGGCGATCCCGCTGCCGGCCGCGTCACCGCCAACCCGCCACCCCACTGCTCCAGGCACCCCCGCTCTGCCCGCACGCCCCGCTCCACCGCGCGGTCCTAGCCGCTGAATTCGCGGCTGCCCACCCGCTTTGCCCTTCCCGGCCCCGTGAAATGCCGACCACCCTGGATGAGGCGGCACGGAACATAGCACGCACTCCCCGGTTACCGAAACCGGGGATTCTCCGGAGTCTTGTTCTCGGCCCGCACGGCATCAGCCCGGTCCGTTTCCGCATTCCCTTCCCCATTTTCGTGGAGGTCAATTCCCCATGCGCGCCACCCGCATAGCCGTCTCCGCCGCCGTTCTCGGTGCGCTCGCTCTCCCGCTTGTCTCCATCCCCACCGCCAGTGCTGCACCCGCCCTCAGCAGCTGCGCGGCCAAGCCGCTCCCGTACAAGGTGCACACGAAGGCGGTGACGATCCGCTCCAAGGCGTCCTCCAAGTCCACGGCCCTCGGCGTGCTCTACCGCAGCCACAAGTTCACCGTTCACAAGAGCAGCGGGAACTGGCACTACATCACGGACGAGACCACTGGCGTAAAGGGGTGGGTGTCCGGAACGTACGTCTACCGTGACGTCGCCATGTGCCTGGACTAAAGGCCCAGCCTGCAATTCCCCTATCCAACATCCGAGTTCGCGGACCGTCTCTGCACGGACCGGAATCGCAGTGCGGCTTTCCCGCCCCGAAACGCGAATGAAAGGAGCCTTTCCGTGCCCGAGTTCAGCGAGGACGTGATGGGCGTCGTCACCGAGCGGGTCGAGGACCGCTTTCAGATGCCTCTCGCCGATCTGCGCCGGGCGGTTCAGGCGGCACCACAGGCCAACCCCGACGCCACCAGTGTCGTGCACTGGTACGGCCTGCTCACCGAAACCCAGGACGCACTCGACACCGCGGAAGACGCGCTCGTCGAGGCGCTCGGCACCCAACCGGGCGAACTCGACGACGTCGTAATGGAGTTGGCTCACCAGGTCAACGCCGCTGTCGCCGCACGTGACGGTCGCGCCATGGTCGTGGACTACCTCCTCGACCCCCTCGCCCCTGGCAAACGCGGGCCGGGCGCCTGGCGTGGTGCCTACCCCGCCGCGCGCCGCGCTCCGGCGCTGCCCACCTCGGCGCCTGCGCTGCCCGCCGTGCGGGGTATCCCGACACGAGGGGTAACGCGATGAGCGTCATCGACAAGTCCACCAGCCGCGACACCGCGCTGGAGGAGGCGTTCGGTGCCTCCGTCGCCGAGCTGTATGCGCAGGCAGCACACTCCGAGGTCTGCGCTGCACTCCACCGCGCGCTGGCGCTGCGCAGCTTTCTCGTGGTCGCCGAGGAGCAGGTCGTCCGCGTACGTGATCGCGTCCACGACGCCACGTCCTCCGACCGCGACCTGGGCGAGTTGTCCGCCGATGACCTGCGCATGGACGCCCAGTGGTTGGAGGCGGCTCTGTCCGGCCGTAACGGCTACGTTGCCGCCCTCGACGACCTCCTGCTGACCATGCCCGCTCCCGATCAACGCCCCACACATCCGGTGCAGGTCGCCCAACCGAGGATCACCGCCACTGCTCCGCCCGCCCCGGCAGACCGCCGTGCCGGGGCGGTGCGGACCCGCCGCCCCTGAAAGCCACGCCGATTGCCCCAGCCCGAAGCCACCGCCAACTCCATCTCCCAGATCATCGCCCAGCGCATCGAGGCGCTGTTCGGACAGCCGCTCGCCGAACTCGAAGCCCTCGCCGACAACGCTCCCGACGCCACCCTGCTCGCCGCGCTCATCGGCAGCCACAGCGACCTGGTCCTGGCCGAACGCAACATCGCCTTCCAGCTGGAAAGGCTGCGCGAACTCACCTCCCCTGAACGGGAGATCGGCCGCTTTACCGTCGGGCACATCCTCGACTGCGCCCGCCGCATTGCCGAGTCCGTCGCCACCCGCGACGCCCACGCAAAGAGCACCGGCGCGGTCCTGGGCGGACTGCGCCGCGCATCGGCCCCGGACGCCCAACCGCCGGCTGTGCCCGTCCCCGCCGCCCCGCCGACCGCCACCTCCCGCACCCGCTGATCTGCCCGCACCGCTTGAGGAGCCCCATCCTTGGCCACCACCGGTCTTCCCCCCACCACCCCGAACGACCTCTCCAGCGTCACCAAGACCCTGGATTTGCTCGCCCCGCGCTGGAGCGTGTGGGTACTGATGACCATCTCCTCCCAGCCGCTGCGCTACGCCGAGATCAAGCCCCGGCTGCCGTGGCTGGGCGACGGCCAGCTCCACCCCCGGCTGCGCCACCTCACCAACGCCGGCGTGGTCGAACGCACGGAGTACGCCCCGCGCCACGTCACCTACGGCCTCACCGGCCGCGGCGCCGAGCTGTTGCCCGTCATGGCCGTGATCGCCTCCTGGGGCGACACCCACCTGGAGAAGTCGCTCGTCGCAAGCAAGGCCACCGACACTATGGAGCTTGAGCGGATCCCCCCGGCCCAGAACATCGACGACACGCTCGCCCTGATCGCCCCGCGGCACGCCACCCCGATCCTGTGGACCCTGCAGGCCCGGGGCAGTGCGAGCGCCAAGACGCTGGCCACCGAGGCCATGCCCGGCTACGGGCTGACCGCCGTCTACAAGCCCCTGGACCGTCTGGTCGCCGACGGCCTCGTCACAGCCACCGGCAGCGGCGACTTCCAGCTGTCCGCCAGCGGCCAGGCTCTCGCCCCCGTCTTCCAGGCGATCTCCGTCTGGGCCACCGCCCCGCTCGCCGAGGCTCGCCGGCCCCGGGGGCAGGGCGCCGCCCCGTCGCAGAACCGTTCCGGCCCCTGGGCGACCACCCCGACCCGACTTCCGGCTCCCACGGCACCCGCTGCATCGTCTGCCGGTCCTGCCTTGACCACCACGCCGGACGGCCCGGCGTGGAAGTCCAACGACCTCTTCTCCCACCGGATACCCGCCCGCCCCATCACCCCGGCAGGAGGCCCGCGCCGATGACCGCGGCCCTGCCCTCCAGTCTCCTGCGCGAACGCCGCGCGATCCGGACCCTGTCCCTGCCGGGCCTGATACGCCTGGTCACCGAGATCGACGACAACGGCCCCATCAGCCGCCAACGCGGCAGCCTGCAGGGCGCCTTCGGCGACCTCACCCCCGGACAACTGCGCCACGCCATCGACACCGCACGCGACCTCGGCCTCATCCACGCCCGCGGACACGCCTTGGCCCGCTACCAGCTCACCGCGGGCGGCAAGGACCTCGCTGAGGTGTACGACACCGCAGCACGCTGGGCCCGAACCCGCGAACTCCCCAGCCACAACAGTGACTTCGTCGCGCGCGTCCAGTACGCCCTCCAGGTGCGGGACGGCGGCCCGGAGCACCCCGGCGCAGCGACCGAACCGTCGGCTCCGCACGAGGCGCTGTCCGAGTGGTTTAAGGCGCACCCCCGCGTACTGCACCAGGACGTCGCCCGCTCCTCTCACGCGGCGCAGGAATCGGGGCGCGCTGCGTGAGATCCCGTGTCGGACCCCGGCATGCCCGCCGACCGGTCCCCACTCTGGTGCGCGGCATCTATCTGCCGCGCAGCACGGACGCCGCAGCGTTCGCCATGGCCAGCTATGGCATCCCGCTGCTGGTACTGGCCACCACCGACTCCGCCGCCCTGACCGGCTTTGCGTTCGCGCTGGAATGGGTTCCGAGACTTGGCGCGTTCGCCTTCGTCGGGGCCCTGGTCGACCGCCACGGCACCACCGCCGTGCTCCGCTCCGCCTCCGCTGGCCGGGCCCTGGTCGTCCTGGCCGCCGCGTTCATCTTGCCGACGCAGGCAGCGGGGCTCGATGCGACGGTCACCGTCATGCTGCTCGCCGCGTCCACCGGGATCCTCACCGAATGCTCGTACATCGCGGCCGAGACCGCGGGCGGGGTCGTCAGCCGCGAGGCCGGCGACCGCGCCCACCGCGTTCAGTCGGTGCTGCTCGGCATCGACCAGGTCGCCATGCTGTCCGGCCCCGCACTCGCGGGGGTACTGCTGCAGTGGGCCGGCACCGCCGGGATGCTGATGGTGATCTGCGTCTTCTCGCTGCTCACCAGCGTGCTGGCCCCGCGCCAGTACCACAGGGCCAAGCCCGCCGAGCCGCAGCCGGTCCTTAAGGGGCTACACACCGGCTGGTCGACCCTGCGGTCTCTGCCGGCCCTCGGCTGGCTGGTGAGCGGACTGACCGTGTCCAACTTGACCGTCGGCCTGCTGCAGGCCGCTGCCCCGGTGATCATCGTCAAACAGCTCGGACATTCCACGGCCGACGTCGGCCTCATCTGGTCGGTCGCCGCCGTCGCCTCTCTCATCGCGGTCGCCCTGTGCCGCCGGGCGATTGACCGCTTCGGCCTGTGGCCGGTCGGCGCCGTGTCCGCCACGATCGCCGCCTGCGCGTGCCTGGCCGTCTCCTTCACCGACACCTACGGCAGCTATCTCACCCTGATCGCCGTGCTCATGGCCGGCGAGGGCGGCATGACCGTCGTGCTGCGCACCCTGCGCTCCCGCCTCATCCCCGCACCGGTGTTCGGCGCCACCCTGTCGCTGACCATCCTGCTGCTCCTGTTGCCCTTCCCCCTCGCCGGTGTCCTCGTCGCCACCGTGCCGCCCGGCCAGCTCGGCCACGTGATCACCATCTGCGCCGCACTGCAGGCCCTGGGCCTCTTCGCCGCCTTCGCCCGGCTGCGCACCACCCCCGCCCTGCGCACCTCCTTCGCCTGACCGCCCGGTCACCCTCCCGCTCACCCCCGGAGACCGCCGCCATGCCCACGTTCCACACCTTTGCCGACCCCTACGCCCTGCCGGTAGCCCGAGCGTCGTTTCGAGCGGGCTCGCGCCCGACGCTGACCGACCGGTTCTTGGCCTTCGACGCCGAGCATCCGTACGTCTACAGCGCCCTGGAGCGCCTGACGGCCGACCGACTCGCCGCCGGCGCCTCCCGGGTTGGGCTGAAGGCGTTGTTCGAGGACCTGCGCTGGCAGTTGCCAGCGGGCGTGCGCGGACTGAACAACTCCTTCACCGCCCTGTACGCCCGCAAGTTGATCGAGGACCACCCCCAGTGGGCGTCCGCCTTTGAGCTGCGACGCCGCCGCACCCCCTGATCCAGGCGCCCTGCCTCAGCTCTTCGTTCCCCCCGCACTGTTTGGAGCCTTGTTGTCCTCTCGCCCCGTCGTCCTGGTCGTTGCCGCCGCCGACATGGAGGCCCAGGCGTATCGCGGTACCTGCCTGGAGAACGTCGCCGCCCACTACGACGTCGTCCTGATCTCCGGCGCCGCGCCGACCTGGGAGAAGGAGTTCCTCCTCGACTACGCGGTCGCCGACCCCGCCGATCAGGCGGCGCTTAACGCGGCCGGGCGCGCGCTGGCCGAGCGGCATGCGCTGGCCGGCGTTATGACGTGGACCGAGTGGTACCTCGTCCCCGTCGCCCGCCTGGCCCGCCAGCTCGGCCTGCCCACCACCGCTCCGGAGGCACTTCAGGGCTGCCGCAACAAGCACACGAGCCGCAGCCTGTTCGCCCGCCACGGGGTGCCCTCCGCCGCCTCCGTCAGCGTGCGCACCGAGCACGAGGCGGCAGATGCCGCCCGGCGCATCGGCTTCCCCGTCGTCCTCAAACCCGTCGCGCATGCCGCGAGCATGGGCGTCATCCGCGTCGACACCGCTGACGAGCTGCCGGCCGCGTACGCCTTCGCCGCGCACATCGCCGGCCACGGAGTGGAGAGCACCCAGGTCCTGGTCGAGGAGTACCTCGACGGCCCGGAGGTGAGCGTCGAGTGCGTCACCCACCAGAGGCAGACCACCGTCGTCGCCGTCACCCGCAAGACCGTCGGCATGCCGCCTTACTTCGAGGAGCTGGCGCACGTGGTCGACGCGAACGACCCGCTCCTTGCCACCGTGGCCCCAGCCGCCGTCGCGGCACTCGACGCCCTCGGTGTCACCGACGGCGTCAGCCACGTCGAGATCCGCGTGGTCGACGGCCGCCCCCGCCTCATAGAGGTCAACGCCCGGATCGCTGGCGACATGATCAGCCACCTCGTCCACCTGGCCACCGGCGTCGACCTCGCCCGTGCCGCCGCCGACATCGCCTGCGGACGTACCCCCGACCTGACGCCCACCCGCCACCAGGCCGCGGCGATCCGCTTCATCTACCCCGCCTACTCCGGCATCCTCACAGCCCGCCGTGTTACGGAACCCACCGGGGGAGTGGAGCGCGTGCGCTTCCAGCGACAGGCCGGCGACCAGCTCGTGCTGCCACAGGACGGTGGCGATCTGTTCACCGCGCGCCTTGGCTTTCTGATCACCATCGGGCCGACCGCCACGGTCGCCCAAGCCTGCGCCCAGGAGGCGTACCGCAACCTTGACGTCCAGGTGGCTGCGGTCGCGCAGACGGCCCCAGCCACAGGGGAGCACACCGCGTGAACCAGACCGCAGCGCCCGAGCTGACGCGCAGCCGCCGACTGCTGACCGGGTACTTCGCCGGCTTGGGTGTGGTGATGGCTGTATGGGGCGCACGCATGCCCGCCGTCCAGAAGACCGCCGATGTGAGCACCGCCGGGCTCGCCCTGGTCCTGCTGGCCGCAGCCCTCGGCATGGTCGCCGGACTGCAGACCGGAGGACGTCTCGCGCACCCGGCCCGCCTGCCCGCGCTGATGACCGGCAGCGCCATCGGTCTCGCCGCCTGCCTCGCCGCCCTCGGGGCCTGCCGCAGCCTGGACACCCTTCTTGTGGTGGCGTTCGTCTTCGGCGCCGCGCACGGCGTCCTCGACGTCGCAGTCAATGCCGCCGCGGTCCGCTGCCAGGACGCCCACGGCTGCCCGATCATGGGCCGGCTGCACGCGAGTTTCAGCCTCGGCGGCCTCACCGGCGCCGTGCTAGCCTCAGCCACCGCCCACACCCCGCACACCGTCCTGTTCGCCAGCGTCGCAGCCACCGCCGCCACGGCGGCAGGTGCAGCGACACGCCTCACCCGCTGTCTTGCCAGCCCTGGACTCGAGCCCGTCCACAACCATGTGGCACTGGGCTTGGACGAGCGCGGGGGTCTGGCGCGGCCCCGGTTGTGGCTGCTGGGCGCACTGGCGGCCGGAACACTGCTGGGCGAGGGAGCCGCTGCCGACTGGGCTGCCGTCCACCTGCACGACCTCGGTGCGACCGCCGCGACCAGCGCCGTGGCGTACGGCGTCTACAGCGCCGCCATGGCCGCCGGTCGCCTCACCGGAGACCGGCTCACCGCCCGCTTCGGCGCTCCCGCTGTTGTCCGCGCCGGTGCCGCCCTGGCCGCGCTCGGCCTCGCAACCGGGCTCGCTGGCTCCACCATCGTCTTTGCCCTCCTCGGGTGGGCGGCCTTCGGCCTGGGGTTGTCCGTAACCATCCCCAGCCTGATCACCGCCGCAGGCATCGGCGGCCCCCGCGCCGTCGCCACCGTCGCGGTCACCGGCTACGTCGGCCTGCTCGCCGGACCCGCCCTCATCGGCGCCGTCGCCACCGTCACCGCCCTGCCGCACGCCCTGCTGCTGCCTGCCCTCCTCGCCGCAGCCGTCGCCACTCTCGCCCCCAAAGCCCTGGAGAAGCCCACCCCTTGACCCACACCTCCGTCTCCCCGAACGGCGTGGACGCCCTACTCCTCGACTACAACGGAGTCCTCGGACTCCAGCCCAGCACCGGCATGTGGACCCGCCTCGCCGACCTGGCCGAGTGGCCCGACCGACACCTCCCCTCCTTCCAAGAAGCCTTCTGGGCCCCCCGGAACGCGTACGACGCAGGCGAACTGAGCGATCTCGCCTACTGGGCGAAGGTGCTCGGGCACCATCCCGGCCCGCGGTGGCTGCGCACGCTGCGGGCCGCCGATACCGCCATGTGGACCCGCACCGACCCGCGCGTCCTCGACATCCTGTACCGCGCCCGGATCGCGGGGCTGACGATGGTGCTGCTCTCCAACGCCCCCGCCCACCTCAGCAACGTCCTGGATGCCACCGACTGGCGGCGCGAGCTGATGGTCGACGCGTTGTACTCCGCCCGCCTGGCCCTGTGCAAGCCCGATCCGGCCGCGTACGAACACGCCCTGGCCGCCACCGGCGTCGCCGACCCGGCACGCGTGCTGTTCGTCGACGACCGCGAGGACAACTGCCGGGCCGCCGCCGAGCTGGGCCTGCGCACCCTGCACTACGCCGGCCAACCCGCAGACCTGGAACAGCAGTTGCTGCTTGCCCTCGCGGACAGTGCCGGTTCCTGACCGCGCACCACGCCGCTCACTTCAACCCCGAACCCCTGGACTTTCGTGCCTGACACCGAAGAGATCGACGGCGACGTCTACGTCTCCCCCCGCTACCTGGCCGGCAGCACCGCTGTCGGAGACCCTGCGCTGGAGCCCCTCCTCGCGCTCGACTTCGACCTGCGTCACGATGATCTCGGCAACGCCTACGTCACCGCGCCCGACCACCGCGTCCGACTCGGCTTCCTGCCCGAGGGAGATGACGACGGACTGTGGCGGATCAACGCCTACCGTGACCGCTTCGGCCCGCCCGCATGGGGCGTCTCCTTCAATGACGCTGCGCCCTTCGAGTTCGTGACCGCCTTCACCACCGCCCTCGCTGAGGCGTACACCGCCGGCCCCGACATCTACCTCGCCGAGCCCGACCTTAAGGACCCCGAGCTCGGCGCCTTCGACGCCGTCGTCCCGCTGATCAAGAACGGCTGGCAGTTCCAGCACCCGCGCTGGGGCGTGATGGAACTGCAGTCCCCGGACGCGATGGCCACCTGTGAGTACACCACCGGCCGCCTCGATCCGGAGAAGGAGTTGACCACCCTTGGGGCCCGCTGGCACCTGTGGGGCGGACCGAAGAACGGTTACGCCCGCTGGTACGCCACCGCCACCACCAACACCCCCATCGCCCTGGTGAAGGCCATCACCCAGAGCGTGTCCGACCCGGCGCCCCTCCCGCGCTGGAGGGACTCGATGCTCCCTGGGATGCGCGAGGCCGCACAGCTCACACCCGTCACACCGCCCGCGGCCCCGGTTCCGACCCCGCTCGACGTCCAGCGCGCCCTTACCCGCCGACCGCCGGCACTCGGCACCCGCAGCGTCCCGCGCTGGAGCACGGCCACCCTTCCTCCGGCGCCCGCCGCCCCACGTACGGCCGCGCGCCGCTGACCGCCGCTGCCCGCGACCAGCAACTCCCGCCCACCGAAAGGACCTTGTGTCGTTCAGCCCTCTGGACGATCTCGACGACCACGACGTGGTCGAGGTCCTCCCGCGCCACCTCGCCGGTCCCGGCATCCACGAGCTCTCCGATGTGTGGCCCTTCCCCTTCGACCAGAACTGGACCCTCGCCCACTCCGAAGACGGACCCACCATCGCCATTAGTCCCGGCATGCGGTTGCTGGCCGGGCACATCCCCTCCGAGGCCCACCCACGCGGCGGCGAGTGGCTGGTTGCCGCGCACAAGGACCCCTTCCGGCCGGCCACCTGGACGGCCACGCTCGATGCCAGTACCCCCGTCGAACTCGTCCGCGACCTGTACGCCGAAGTGCTCGCGCTGTGTGAGGCGGACAGGCGGGGCGAACGCGACCTGCTGCGCCCAGACGACGTCCGCCCCCAAGACGTATACCTGCCGCTGCTCACCTCCGGCTGGCAACACACGGTCAAGACGGACGGGGTCCAGTACTTCCGCAGCCCGGACGGCTACGGCGTGCTGCAACACGCCTACGTGCACAAGAACTTGGCCGCACCCGTCTGGTCCGCGTGGGGCGGGCCACCGGACTACCCGCTGTGGAAGGCCACGTTCT contains these protein-coding regions:
- a CDS encoding MFS transporter produces the protein MNQTAAPELTRSRRLLTGYFAGLGVVMAVWGARMPAVQKTADVSTAGLALVLLAAALGMVAGLQTGGRLAHPARLPALMTGSAIGLAACLAALGACRSLDTLLVVAFVFGAAHGVLDVAVNAAAVRCQDAHGCPIMGRLHASFSLGGLTGAVLASATAHTPHTVLFASVAATAATAAGAATRLTRCLASPGLEPVHNHVALGLDERGGLARPRLWLLGALAAGTLLGEGAAADWAAVHLHDLGATAATSAVAYGVYSAAMAAGRLTGDRLTARFGAPAVVRAGAALAALGLATGLAGSTIVFALLGWAAFGLGLSVTIPSLITAAGIGGPRAVATVAVTGYVGLLAGPALIGAVATVTALPHALLLPALLAAAVATLAPKALEKPTP
- a CDS encoding winged helix-turn-helix transcriptional regulator; its protein translation is MATTGLPPTTPNDLSSVTKTLDLLAPRWSVWVLMTISSQPLRYAEIKPRLPWLGDGQLHPRLRHLTNAGVVERTEYAPRHVTYGLTGRGAELLPVMAVIASWGDTHLEKSLVASKATDTMELERIPPAQNIDDTLALIAPRHATPILWTLQARGSASAKTLATEAMPGYGLTAVYKPLDRLVADGLVTATGSGDFQLSASGQALAPVFQAISVWATAPLAEARRPRGQGAAPSQNRSGPWATTPTRLPAPTAPAASSAGPALTTTPDGPAWKSNDLFSHRIPARPITPAGGPRR
- a CDS encoding MFS transporter — translated: MRSRVGPRHARRPVPTLVRGIYLPRSTDAAAFAMASYGIPLLVLATTDSAALTGFAFALEWVPRLGAFAFVGALVDRHGTTAVLRSASAGRALVVLAAAFILPTQAAGLDATVTVMLLAASTGILTECSYIAAETAGGVVSREAGDRAHRVQSVLLGIDQVAMLSGPALAGVLLQWAGTAGMLMVICVFSLLTSVLAPRQYHRAKPAEPQPVLKGLHTGWSTLRSLPALGWLVSGLTVSNLTVGLLQAAAPVIIVKQLGHSTADVGLIWSVAAVASLIAVALCRRAIDRFGLWPVGAVSATIAACACLAVSFTDTYGSYLTLIAVLMAGEGGMTVVLRTLRSRLIPAPVFGATLSLTILLLLLPFPLAGVLVATVPPGQLGHVITICAALQALGLFAAFARLRTTPALRTSFA
- a CDS encoding ATP-grasp domain-containing protein, which codes for MEAQAYRGTCLENVAAHYDVVLISGAAPTWEKEFLLDYAVADPADQAALNAAGRALAERHALAGVMTWTEWYLVPVARLARQLGLPTTAPEALQGCRNKHTSRSLFARHGVPSAASVSVRTEHEAADAARRIGFPVVLKPVAHAASMGVIRVDTADELPAAYAFAAHIAGHGVESTQVLVEEYLDGPEVSVECVTHQRQTTVVAVTRKTVGMPPYFEELAHVVDANDPLLATVAPAAVAALDALGVTDGVSHVEIRVVDGRPRLIEVNARIAGDMISHLVHLATGVDLARAAADIACGRTPDLTPTRHQAAAIRFIYPAYSGILTARRVTEPTGGVERVRFQRQAGDQLVLPQDGGDLFTARLGFLITIGPTATVAQACAQEAYRNLDVQVAAVAQTAPATGEHTA
- a CDS encoding DUF317 domain-containing protein, which encodes MPDTEEIDGDVYVSPRYLAGSTAVGDPALEPLLALDFDLRHDDLGNAYVTAPDHRVRLGFLPEGDDDGLWRINAYRDRFGPPAWGVSFNDAAPFEFVTAFTTALAEAYTAGPDIYLAEPDLKDPELGAFDAVVPLIKNGWQFQHPRWGVMELQSPDAMATCEYTTGRLDPEKELTTLGARWHLWGGPKNGYARWYATATTNTPIALVKAITQSVSDPAPLPRWRDSMLPGMREAAQLTPVTPPAAPVPTPLDVQRALTRRPPALGTRSVPRWSTATLPPAPAAPRTAARR
- a CDS encoding DUF317 domain-containing protein translates to MSFSPLDDLDDHDVVEVLPRHLAGPGIHELSDVWPFPFDQNWTLAHSEDGPTIAISPGMRLLAGHIPSEAHPRGGEWLVAAHKDPFRPATWTATLDASTPVELVRDLYAEVLALCEADRRGERDLLRPDDVRPQDVYLPLLTSGWQHTVKTDGVQYFRSPDGYGVLQHAYVHKNLAAPVWSAWGGPPDYPLWKATFSSAVPASLVAGIASSPASPVPLARAVWNIPADTRLHLTLPAAPADAAAHQGAPVQSRASMPSSPTLSSAHSSVPGVPGTAPAPSAPPAPPLGRRR
- a CDS encoding HAD family hydrolase, translating into MTHTSVSPNGVDALLLDYNGVLGLQPSTGMWTRLADLAEWPDRHLPSFQEAFWAPRNAYDAGELSDLAYWAKVLGHHPGPRWLRTLRAADTAMWTRTDPRVLDILYRARIAGLTMVLLSNAPAHLSNVLDATDWRRELMVDALYSARLALCKPDPAAYEHALAATGVADPARVLFVDDREDNCRAAAELGLRTLHYAGQPADLEQQLLLALADSAGS
- a CDS encoding SH3 domain-containing protein, with amino-acid sequence MRATRIAVSAAVLGALALPLVSIPTASAAPALSSCAAKPLPYKVHTKAVTIRSKASSKSTALGVLYRSHKFTVHKSSGNWHYITDETTGVKGWVSGTYVYRDVAMCLD